A region of Solanum dulcamara chromosome 7, daSolDulc1.2, whole genome shotgun sequence DNA encodes the following proteins:
- the LOC129894047 gene encoding increased DNA methylation 1-like isoform X2 — protein MVPFIEAICNSVSGEMLCMDPYVSYLQPVEKQLIPEGFAPISEDVPLSGSVMFSSVLPRQEEQPAVLPNASSVLHPPKNEISGTLSITKSERLNFESSNKIRSRKRKRLEWSTIIHEAELCPDAVSECNDNYMSNHRSLESLQELKKHLSYLGWKIEQAKDCRIIRTRYVAPNGKIFQSLRQVCKMLEKSETWAEGQKTSYDCSSDDLNLSTWLAKTQTCSEVSELQYTSREPIIDPEICPEAVIDYCLLGSPDNPAYKKLNSGEKKSMIMKAKKHLAAIGWKFYYCRKRDKRELRYVSPHRKTFISLRTACIWCMQQWEAEGQMPDLFSRSAVLEFQGKLAPRRTSCKKLSMATFSVMPLSKEPAQLNNVTVCEISKTRKKSHHVGGWNMLKKGKESRSSRTVTDGTESQSSARQLRSSKRARQATLSSSLHHTPRTVLSWLIDNNVVLPRAKVQYREKKDGLPMAEGRITHAGIKCKCCQKVYGISNFEVHAGSSYHRPSANIFLEDGRSLLDCQLQMKEKGSLRNMRKRPPLLKKCIHLGTNDNVCSVCHYGGELLLCDECPSSFHTGCLGMKEVPDGEWFCPSCCCEICGQSRFDKNKDHFTDSSLLICCQCEHKYHARCVRNKGLQKLDCSPVGSWFCNKRCEQICLGIHQLLAKPVTVGIDNLTWTLLKYVKPDEFDSDVANDECILETYSKLSVALDVMHECFEPVKEPYTRRDLMEDVLFNRWSELNRLNFQGFYTVLLERNDEVITVATVRVYGEKVAEVPLVATRFQYRRLGMCRILMNELEKKLMELGVERLVLPAAPTVLNTWTTSFGFTMVKESQRLNFLNYTFLDFQGTVMCQKLLQNIPPELSSESTAYQTQFDRINSKENVELDGNNALSEVFQAEQIEGSEIVDQGSADAPGGCKSNNTDAPAPLIIVANQQAPLDCQDETSLQYRAEVTDNKVLEKQGVVQYKCYKRRRRYQPVENKLVLEGVTI, from the exons ATGGTACCGTTTATTGAAGCCATATGCAATTCGGTTAGTGGGGAGATGCTGTGTATGGATCCGTATGTATCATATCTTCAGCCTGTAGAAAAACAACTTATTCCGGAAGGTTTTGCACCAATCTCAGAGGATGTTCCATTGAGTGGTAGTGTTATGTTTAGCTCAGTTCTGCCAAGACAAGAAGAACAACCAGCTGTGTTACCTAATGCTTCTTCAGTTTTACATCCCcctaaaaatgaaatttctgGTACTTTGTCAATTACTAAGAGTGAGAGACTGAACTTTGAGTCTTCCAATAAGATACGTTCTAGAAAGAGGAAGCGACTTGAATGGAGTACCATCATCCATGAAGCTGAGCTTTGTCCTGACGCAGTTTCTGAGTGCAATGATAATTATATGTCGAACCATAGGTCCCTAGAGTCCTTGCAAGAACTTAAGAAACATTTGTCTTACTTAGGATGGAAAATTGAGCAAGCAAAGGATTGCAGAATCATTAGGACACGGTACGTTGCTCCTAATGGGAAGATATTTCAATCCCTCCGTCAAGTTTGTAAGATGTTGGAAAAGTCAGAAACTTGGGCAGAAGGCCAAAAAACATCATATGATTGTTCATCTGATGACCTCAACCTGTCTACTTGGCTGGCAAAAACACAGACATGCAGTGAGGTGTCTGAGCTGCAATATACTTCTCGAGAACCAATCATTGATCCTGAAATCTGCCCTGAAGCGGTAATTGACTATTGTTTACTGGGATCACCAGACAATCCTGCCTATAAGAAGTTGAACAGTGGGGAAAAGAAGTCTATGATCATGAAAGCTAAGAAACACCTGGCTGCAATAGGATGGAAATTTTATTATTGTCGGAAAAGGGATAAGAGAGAACTGCGGTACGTTTCTCCTCATCGGAAAACATTCATCTCTCTTCGAACGGCATGCATATGGTGTATGCAGCAGTGGGAAGCTGAGGGACAGATGCCTGATTTATTTTCCCGGTCAGCTGTTCTGGAATTTCAGGGTAAGTTGGCACCTCGGAGGACCTCATGTAAGAAGTTATCAATGGCGACATTTTCTGTCATGCCACTTTCGAAAGAACCTGCTCAACTTAATAATGTCACAGTTTGTGAAATCAGcaaaacaagaaagaagagtCATCATGTGGGTGGATGGAACATgttgaaaaaaggaaaagaatccAGATCCTCAAGAACAGTAACAGATGGTACAGAATCTCAGTCTTCAGCTCGTCAGTTGCGATCAAGTAAAAGAGCTCGGCAGGCAACACTTTCTTCTTCGTTGCATCATACACCTCGAACAGTTTTATCTTGGTTGATTGACAATAATGTGGTTCTGCCCCGTGCCAAAGTGCAGTATCGTGAGAAAAAGGATGGCCTTCCAATGGCAGAAGGGAGGATCACTCATGCAGGGATCAAATGCAAGTGCTGCCAAAAAGTTTATGGAATTAGCAATTTTGAGGTGCATGCTGGAAGCAGTTATCACAGACCTTCAGcaaatatatttttggaagaTGGACGATCCCTTCTTGATTGTCAACTGCAGATGAAAGAAAAGGGTAGTTTAAGAAACATGAGGAAGAGACCACctttgttgaagaagtgcaTCCATTTGGGCACAAATGACAATGTGTGTTCTGTGTGCCATTATGGTGGTGAATTACTTCTGTGTGATGAATGCCCCTCTTCCTTTCATACTGGTTGCCTTGGAATGAag GAGGTTCCCGATGGAGAGTGGTTTTGCCCATCATGCTGTTGTGAAATATGTGGCCAGAGCAGATTTGATAAAAACAAAGACCACTTTACAGACAGCAGTTTACTTATCTGTTGTCAGTGTGAGCACAAGT ATCATGCTCGGTGCGTGAGAAATAAGGGTCTTCAAAAGCTGGATTGTTCTCCTGTAGGAAGTTGGTTTTGCAATAAGAGATGTGAGCAG ATATGCTTGGGTATCCACCAACTTTTGGCAAAGCCAGTTACGGTGGGAATTGATAACCTCACTTGGACTTTATTGAAATACGTAAAACCTGATGAGTTTGATTCTGATGTTGCTAATGATGAGTGCATCTTGGAGACTTATAGTAAACTTAGTGTCGCTCTGGATGTGATGCATGAATGCTTTGAGCCTGTCAAAGAACCTTACACAAGGAGAGATCTTATGGAAGATGTTCTCTTTAATAGATG GTCAGAGCTGAATCGCTTAAATTTTCAGGGTTTCTATACTGTGCTTCTGGAAAGAAATGATGAAGTGATTACAGTAGCGACTGTGAG GGTTTATGGAGAAAAGGTGGCCGAGGTTCCCCTTGTGGCAACAAGATTTCAGTACCGCAGACTTGGAATGTGTCGCATCTTAATGAATGAGCTTGAAAAG AAACTCATGGAATTGGGAGTTGAGAGGCTAGTTTTGCCTGCTGCCCCTACCGTGCTAAACACATGGACCACTTCATTTGGTTTCACAATGGTGAAAGAATCTCAGAGGCTAAACTTCTTGAATTATACTTTCCTTGATTTCCAGGGTACAGTAATGTGTCAGAAACTCCTCCAGAATATCCCTCCAGAATTATCAAGTGAATCAACAG CTTATCAAACTCAATTTGACCGCATAAACAGCAAGGAGAATGTTGAGTTGGATGGAAACAATGCGCTTTCTGAGGTTTTCCAAGCTGAGCAAATTGAGGGGAGTGAAATTGTGGACCAAGGATCTGCAGA
- the LOC129894047 gene encoding increased DNA methylation 1-like isoform X1, with product MVPFIEAICNSVSGEMLCMDPYVSYLQPVEKQLIPEGFAPISEDVPLSGSVMFSSVLPRQEEQPAVLPNASSVLHPPKNEISGTLSITKSERLNFESSNKIRSRKRKRLEWSTIIHEAELCPDAVSECNDNYMSNHRSLESLQELKKHLSYLGWKIEQAKDCRIIRTRYVAPNGKIFQSLRQVCKMLEKSETWAEGQKTSYDCSSDDLNLSTWLAKTQTCSEVSELQYTSREPIIDPEICPEAVIDYCLLGSPDNPAYKKLNSGEKKSMIMKAKKHLAAIGWKFYYCRKRDKRELRYVSPHRKTFISLRTACIWCMQQWEAEGQMPDLFSRSAVLEFQGKLAPRRTSCKKLSMATFSVMPLSKEPAQLNNVTVCEISKTRKKSHHVGGWNMLKKGKESRSSRTVTDGTESQSSARQLRSSKRARQATLSSSLHHTPRTVLSWLIDNNVVLPRAKVQYREKKDGLPMAEGRITHAGIKCKCCQKVYGISNFEVHAGSSYHRPSANIFLEDGRSLLDCQLQMKEKGSLRNMRKRPPLLKKCIHLGTNDNVCSVCHYGGELLLCDECPSSFHTGCLGMKEVPDGEWFCPSCCCEICGQSRFDKNKDHFTDSSLLICCQCEHKYHARCVRNKGLQKLDCSPVGSWFCNKRCEQICLGIHQLLAKPVTVGIDNLTWTLLKYVKPDEFDSDVANDECILETYSKLSVALDVMHECFEPVKEPYTRRDLMEDVLFNRWSELNRLNFQGFYTVLLERNDEVITVATVRVYGEKVAEVPLVATRFQYRRLGMCRILMNELEKKLMELGVERLVLPAAPTVLNTWTTSFGFTMVKESQRLNFLNYTFLDFQGTVMCQKLLQNIPPELSSESTEAYQTQFDRINSKENVELDGNNALSEVFQAEQIEGSEIVDQGSADAPGGCKSNNTDAPAPLIIVANQQAPLDCQDETSLQYRAEVTDNKVLEKQGVVQYKCYKRRRRYQPVENKLVLEGVTI from the exons ATGGTACCGTTTATTGAAGCCATATGCAATTCGGTTAGTGGGGAGATGCTGTGTATGGATCCGTATGTATCATATCTTCAGCCTGTAGAAAAACAACTTATTCCGGAAGGTTTTGCACCAATCTCAGAGGATGTTCCATTGAGTGGTAGTGTTATGTTTAGCTCAGTTCTGCCAAGACAAGAAGAACAACCAGCTGTGTTACCTAATGCTTCTTCAGTTTTACATCCCcctaaaaatgaaatttctgGTACTTTGTCAATTACTAAGAGTGAGAGACTGAACTTTGAGTCTTCCAATAAGATACGTTCTAGAAAGAGGAAGCGACTTGAATGGAGTACCATCATCCATGAAGCTGAGCTTTGTCCTGACGCAGTTTCTGAGTGCAATGATAATTATATGTCGAACCATAGGTCCCTAGAGTCCTTGCAAGAACTTAAGAAACATTTGTCTTACTTAGGATGGAAAATTGAGCAAGCAAAGGATTGCAGAATCATTAGGACACGGTACGTTGCTCCTAATGGGAAGATATTTCAATCCCTCCGTCAAGTTTGTAAGATGTTGGAAAAGTCAGAAACTTGGGCAGAAGGCCAAAAAACATCATATGATTGTTCATCTGATGACCTCAACCTGTCTACTTGGCTGGCAAAAACACAGACATGCAGTGAGGTGTCTGAGCTGCAATATACTTCTCGAGAACCAATCATTGATCCTGAAATCTGCCCTGAAGCGGTAATTGACTATTGTTTACTGGGATCACCAGACAATCCTGCCTATAAGAAGTTGAACAGTGGGGAAAAGAAGTCTATGATCATGAAAGCTAAGAAACACCTGGCTGCAATAGGATGGAAATTTTATTATTGTCGGAAAAGGGATAAGAGAGAACTGCGGTACGTTTCTCCTCATCGGAAAACATTCATCTCTCTTCGAACGGCATGCATATGGTGTATGCAGCAGTGGGAAGCTGAGGGACAGATGCCTGATTTATTTTCCCGGTCAGCTGTTCTGGAATTTCAGGGTAAGTTGGCACCTCGGAGGACCTCATGTAAGAAGTTATCAATGGCGACATTTTCTGTCATGCCACTTTCGAAAGAACCTGCTCAACTTAATAATGTCACAGTTTGTGAAATCAGcaaaacaagaaagaagagtCATCATGTGGGTGGATGGAACATgttgaaaaaaggaaaagaatccAGATCCTCAAGAACAGTAACAGATGGTACAGAATCTCAGTCTTCAGCTCGTCAGTTGCGATCAAGTAAAAGAGCTCGGCAGGCAACACTTTCTTCTTCGTTGCATCATACACCTCGAACAGTTTTATCTTGGTTGATTGACAATAATGTGGTTCTGCCCCGTGCCAAAGTGCAGTATCGTGAGAAAAAGGATGGCCTTCCAATGGCAGAAGGGAGGATCACTCATGCAGGGATCAAATGCAAGTGCTGCCAAAAAGTTTATGGAATTAGCAATTTTGAGGTGCATGCTGGAAGCAGTTATCACAGACCTTCAGcaaatatatttttggaagaTGGACGATCCCTTCTTGATTGTCAACTGCAGATGAAAGAAAAGGGTAGTTTAAGAAACATGAGGAAGAGACCACctttgttgaagaagtgcaTCCATTTGGGCACAAATGACAATGTGTGTTCTGTGTGCCATTATGGTGGTGAATTACTTCTGTGTGATGAATGCCCCTCTTCCTTTCATACTGGTTGCCTTGGAATGAag GAGGTTCCCGATGGAGAGTGGTTTTGCCCATCATGCTGTTGTGAAATATGTGGCCAGAGCAGATTTGATAAAAACAAAGACCACTTTACAGACAGCAGTTTACTTATCTGTTGTCAGTGTGAGCACAAGT ATCATGCTCGGTGCGTGAGAAATAAGGGTCTTCAAAAGCTGGATTGTTCTCCTGTAGGAAGTTGGTTTTGCAATAAGAGATGTGAGCAG ATATGCTTGGGTATCCACCAACTTTTGGCAAAGCCAGTTACGGTGGGAATTGATAACCTCACTTGGACTTTATTGAAATACGTAAAACCTGATGAGTTTGATTCTGATGTTGCTAATGATGAGTGCATCTTGGAGACTTATAGTAAACTTAGTGTCGCTCTGGATGTGATGCATGAATGCTTTGAGCCTGTCAAAGAACCTTACACAAGGAGAGATCTTATGGAAGATGTTCTCTTTAATAGATG GTCAGAGCTGAATCGCTTAAATTTTCAGGGTTTCTATACTGTGCTTCTGGAAAGAAATGATGAAGTGATTACAGTAGCGACTGTGAG GGTTTATGGAGAAAAGGTGGCCGAGGTTCCCCTTGTGGCAACAAGATTTCAGTACCGCAGACTTGGAATGTGTCGCATCTTAATGAATGAGCTTGAAAAG AAACTCATGGAATTGGGAGTTGAGAGGCTAGTTTTGCCTGCTGCCCCTACCGTGCTAAACACATGGACCACTTCATTTGGTTTCACAATGGTGAAAGAATCTCAGAGGCTAAACTTCTTGAATTATACTTTCCTTGATTTCCAGGGTACAGTAATGTGTCAGAAACTCCTCCAGAATATCCCTCCAGAATTATCAAGTGAATCAACAG AAGCTTATCAAACTCAATTTGACCGCATAAACAGCAAGGAGAATGTTGAGTTGGATGGAAACAATGCGCTTTCTGAGGTTTTCCAAGCTGAGCAAATTGAGGGGAGTGAAATTGTGGACCAAGGATCTGCAGA